A genomic segment from Asterias amurensis chromosome 6, ASM3211899v1 encodes:
- the LOC139938073 gene encoding ficolin-3-like — MEYFLLLLLQLTIAVCVTSSCQSFKHSQLMSEFLSAENRKLLQLSYQVKVTRSHVLCVSYCHADPQCHSVNYNIDNHLCELNNATRAQYPDDFITSFGSVYFDADVETPHFSLPDQALPTQPDTTISSGPQYSSCQELLEAGHNVSGIYTIFPAGFNNSLQVYCDMDTDGQGWMVIQRRQDGSVDFYRNWTDYQGGFGDKSGEFWLGNENLRTLTESAGPWKLKIEMVRWDGEESFAEYGHFKIGGDNYQLEIGSYKANSTAVDGLKYHNGMMFSTKDKDNDIRGYSNCAVQYEGAWWYNNCYHSNLNGKYYPYESGNADGIHWPGQVKTFKSLKTCVMKMCLST; from the coding sequence ATGGAGTACttcttattactattattgcaGCTTACAATTGCAGTTTGTGTAACTTCCTCTTGTCAGTCATTTAAACATTCTCAGCTGATGAGTGAGTTTCTATCTGCAGAAAATAGAAAATTACTGCAACTTTCATATCAAGTGAAAGTAACTCGTTCTCATGTCCTCTGTGTGAGTTACTGCCATGCTGATCCTCAGTGTCACTCAGTCAATTACAACATTGACAATCATCTGTGTGAGCTCAACAACGCTACCAGGGCTCAGTATCCTGATGACTTCATTACATCCTTTGGTAGTGTGTACTTTGATGCTGATGTAGAAACACCTCACTTCTCTCTACCTGACCAAGCACTCCCTACACAGCCTGATACAACCATCTCCTCTGGGCCTCAATACAGCAGTTGCCAGGAGCTTCTTGAGGCAGGTCATAATGTGAGTGGTATCTACACAATATTCCCTGCTGGATTCAACAACTCCCTTCAAGTCTACTGTGACATGGACACTGATGGTCAGGGCTGGATGGTCATTCAGAGGCGTCAAGACGGCAGTGTTGATTTCTATCGTAATTGGACTGACTACCAGGGTGGCTTTGGTGACAAATCTGGTGAATTCTGGCTTGGAAATGAGAACCTACGTACCCTGACTGAGTCTGCAGGACCATGGAAGCTGAAGATTGAGATGGTCAGATGGGATGGGGAAGAATCCTTTGCTGAATATGGACACTTCAAGATTGGTGGGGACAACTATCAACTTGAGATTGGCTCATACAAGGCGAACAGCACAGCTGTAGATGGACTTAAATACCACAATGGAATGATGTTCAGCACCAAGGACAAGGATAATGATATAAGGGGCTACAGTAACTGTGCTGTACAGTACGAAGGAGCATGGTGGtataataattgttatcattctAATTTAAATGGTAAGTATTATCCATATGAATCTGGTAACGCGGATGGTATACATTGGCCTGGTCAGGTgaaaacattcaaatctctcAAAACATGTGTCATGAAAATGTGCCTCTCAACCTAG